From the genome of Varibaculum prostatecancerukia, one region includes:
- a CDS encoding BspA family leucine-rich repeat surface protein translates to MRHTSNYRETTTSRHLFIAGTIFAAASLFLTSLGVAVAHAADTETTSVGDNLTASWDPTAKILTVSGHGQLDRAKWMSKTPATHNEPNSRFCGTVKDANGNAKPAEPQPVEIKFIPNPGTTIDFPQDSSFLFSHCDKASIDFPDTGINTGKVTTMSYMFYKATLANPNTSNWDTSKVTSMSGMFGATKAANPDTSKWNTSMVTTTNGMFHTAAVANPNTSNWNTENVTDMSAMFYKAPAANPDTAKWNTSKVTNMSVMFSATEAANPKTSNWNTSKVTRMNGMFQGAKVANPDVSNWDTSQVTDMHGMFNGAIAASPNTSNWNTENVTNLSGMFQNAKAANPDVSAWKTNQVTDLSDMFNGATAATPDVAKWDSSQVTNMEGVFTAATAAKPDVSKWKTNKVTNMHNMFAGASSIENLDVSGWDISQVEVETVADVFATEGRTSVRIKGAALKRNISSWFKFIAGPYHIRNVDDGTVLNATPGDGQTVSAMLDSVKDKIVDDATYLIRPNEKVKVTATPAQIWQGEPLPVLDYQVDAAHSKDLLTGALRADYGAETPAGKVAIKQGTLKLKDAVAGAYSLEFTAGILNVNARPEQPEAKVDTSKWADNNHPGAKNCADRKVSQSRTITTTPHKWDSNKHKWVLDTANAKEKTESQSRNMTDQEIRICADNQPGNQPSVKPTEHSGKHPTVQPVPKIAPVKKTEPTQVTQISTLPQTGTLVGQIALLACLLGAAGSIVCRLRRNTR, encoded by the coding sequence ATGAGGCATACATCAAATTATAGGGAAACTACTACTTCTCGTCACCTGTTTATTGCAGGCACCATTTTTGCTGCCGCCAGCCTATTCTTAACTTCTTTAGGAGTTGCAGTAGCCCATGCAGCAGATACCGAAACGACCAGTGTAGGAGATAACCTCACTGCCTCCTGGGATCCGACAGCCAAAATCCTGACCGTCAGTGGCCATGGTCAGCTAGATCGAGCCAAATGGATGTCTAAAACTCCGGCTACCCACAATGAGCCCAATAGTAGATTCTGCGGAACTGTTAAAGATGCAAATGGCAACGCCAAGCCAGCCGAACCGCAGCCGGTGGAAATAAAATTTATTCCTAATCCGGGCACCACCATAGATTTCCCACAAGATTCCAGCTTCCTATTTTCCCACTGTGACAAGGCCAGCATCGACTTTCCGGATACTGGTATTAATACCGGCAAAGTCACCACGATGAGCTATATGTTCTATAAGGCGACGCTGGCGAACCCGAATACCTCTAACTGGGATACCAGCAAGGTGACCAGTATGAGCGGCATGTTCGGCGCCACCAAAGCAGCTAATCCCGATACTTCAAAGTGGAATACCAGCATGGTCACCACTACGAACGGAATGTTCCATACGGCTGCGGTCGCCAACCCGAATACTTCCAACTGGAACACCGAAAACGTCACCGACATGAGCGCCATGTTCTATAAAGCGCCAGCCGCAAACCCCGATACTGCAAAGTGGAATACCAGCAAGGTCACCAATATGAGTGTAATGTTCAGCGCGACGGAAGCAGCTAATCCCAAAACTTCAAACTGGAATACCAGCAAAGTCACCAGAATGAATGGAATGTTCCAGGGTGCGAAAGTAGCTAATCCGGATGTATCAAACTGGGATACCAGTCAAGTCACTGATATGCATGGCATGTTTAACGGAGCAATTGCCGCGAGTCCGAACACCTCTAACTGGAACACCGAAAATGTAACCAATCTGAGTGGCATGTTCCAGAACGCGAAAGCAGCTAATCCGGATGTATCAGCCTGGAAAACCAACCAGGTAACTGACCTGAGCGACATGTTCAACGGAGCTACTGCTGCCACCCCAGATGTCGCCAAATGGGATAGCAGCCAAGTCACCAACATGGAAGGTGTCTTTACTGCAGCAACTGCCGCGAAACCAGATGTGTCAAAGTGGAAGACCAACAAAGTTACCAATATGCACAACATGTTTGCCGGAGCCAGCAGCATAGAAAATTTGGACGTATCTGGCTGGGATATTAGCCAGGTTGAGGTAGAGACCGTCGCAGACGTTTTCGCTACTGAGGGGCGCACAAGTGTACGAATCAAAGGCGCTGCTTTAAAGCGTAATATTTCTAGCTGGTTTAAGTTTATAGCCGGCCCTTACCATATTCGCAATGTTGACGATGGCACGGTGTTGAACGCTACCCCGGGTGACGGACAAACAGTTTCTGCCATGTTGGATTCAGTTAAAGATAAAATCGTAGATGATGCCACCTACCTAATTCGTCCTAATGAAAAAGTAAAAGTAACGGCAACTCCGGCACAGATATGGCAAGGCGAACCACTGCCAGTCTTGGATTACCAGGTGGATGCGGCTCATAGCAAAGATTTACTCACCGGTGCTCTCAGAGCTGACTACGGGGCAGAGACCCCGGCGGGAAAGGTTGCGATTAAGCAAGGAACTTTAAAACTTAAAGACGCAGTAGCCGGAGCATATTCACTAGAATTTACCGCAGGAATTCTTAATGTTAATGCTCGCCCAGAGCAACCGGAAGCTAAAGTTGATACTTCTAAGTGGGCTGATAACAATCACCCGGGGGCTAAAAATTGTGCCGATCGAAAGGTATCCCAAAGTAGGACCATCACCACTACCCCTCATAAATGGGATAGCAATAAACATAAATGGGTTTTAGATACTGCAAACGCGAAGGAAAAAACTGAGAGTCAATCGCGGAATATGACCGACCAGGAAATCCGCATATGCGCTGATAACCAACCTGGAAACCAGCCTTCCGTTAAGCCCACAGAGCATTCTGGTAAGCACCCCACTGTGCAGCCAGTCCCTAAAATTGCTCCAGTGAAGAAAACTGAGCCTACTCAGGTAACCCAGATCTCCACTTTGCCTCAGACCGGGACTTTGGTTGGCCAAATCGCGCTTCTAGCTTGCTTGCTAGGGGCCGCCGGCAGCATTGTTTGCCGCTTGCGCCGCAACACCCGCTAG
- a CDS encoding methyltransferase family protein has product MTKIGASHLPVLGVGPIYVSGIFTVTIAASLVHFLGWIANGTIGNSWVHNLMIAAGLVVMVVAVIVWVSAVFGSHMVESVKTGQLMTSGIYAWVRHPIYSSFLLLNCGLLLIQVNWWLLTLPFIYWVALTVLMKHTEERWLENEFGDEYIQYAARVNRIFPWPPQRLNKPRES; this is encoded by the coding sequence ATGACTAAAATCGGAGCTTCGCATTTGCCTGTGTTAGGTGTAGGTCCGATATATGTTTCGGGTATTTTTACCGTCACGATTGCAGCGAGTCTTGTCCATTTTTTAGGCTGGATCGCAAACGGAACTATCGGAAATAGTTGGGTGCATAACCTCATGATTGCGGCGGGTCTGGTGGTGATGGTAGTTGCAGTAATCGTGTGGGTTTCAGCTGTTTTTGGCTCTCACATGGTCGAAAGCGTTAAAACTGGTCAGCTTATGACTAGCGGGATATACGCTTGGGTTAGGCATCCCATATATTCTTCCTTCCTGCTATTAAACTGCGGTCTGCTGCTCATACAAGTGAACTGGTGGCTACTAACCCTCCCGTTCATCTATTGGGTGGCGTTGACTGTTTTGATGAAACACACTGAAGAACGCTGGCTTGAAAATGAATTCGGGGATGAATACATCCAATACGCTGCCCGCGTTAATCGGATTTTTCCTTGGCCGCCCCAACGCCTCAACAAACCCCGAGAGTCATAA
- a CDS encoding GIY-YIG nuclease family protein, which translates to MYILLGNDPEAIENTWCYIGKTENFVERLRDHDKKKPQWEKVVIIASLQRSFNEGHWGYLEARLVEIAKNAERCSMPDNKQTPRVRKLSEAQRASAESFLDNMKLILPILGVNVLRSPENTVQPATAQIASSPVFHLRRRRDGLNASMQLIDGEFFLLKGSIVVASWETSKARSRATVNSYTAIASRHQKLVSDGSIRIENKRGVVTRDIAFTSPSATVAIVLATSAIARAG; encoded by the coding sequence GTGTATATTCTTCTTGGTAATGACCCTGAAGCTATTGAGAACACGTGGTGCTATATAGGCAAGACAGAAAACTTTGTAGAGCGCTTGCGCGATCATGACAAAAAGAAGCCGCAGTGGGAAAAGGTCGTTATTATTGCTAGCTTGCAACGCTCTTTTAACGAGGGACATTGGGGTTATTTAGAAGCCCGTCTGGTGGAAATCGCTAAGAATGCTGAGCGCTGTTCTATGCCTGATAACAAGCAAACCCCTCGGGTTAGGAAGCTTTCTGAAGCGCAACGAGCATCAGCCGAGTCATTCTTAGATAATATGAAGCTGATTTTGCCGATCCTGGGAGTCAACGTTTTGCGTTCCCCAGAAAATACTGTGCAACCGGCTACCGCTCAGATAGCTTCTTCACCGGTTTTCCATCTGCGCAGACGTAGAGATGGTCTGAATGCCTCGATGCAGCTGATTGATGGCGAGTTTTTCCTCCTCAAGGGATCCATCGTGGTTGCTAGCTGGGAAACCAGTAAAGCCAGAAGCCGGGCAACGGTTAACTCCTATACGGCTATCGCTAGTCGTCACCAAAAGTTAGTTAGTGATGGGTCAATCCGCATAGAAAATAAGCGCGGCGTGGTCACCCGGGATATTGCTTTTACTTCTCCTTCTGCGACGGTTGCCATAGTGTTAGCTACTTCTGCCATTGCTAGAGCGGGTTAG
- a CDS encoding MFS transporter, giving the protein MCATNERNEKVESKITGLFPLFLTVLLAYMGQMILNPILAPLSREIGLKEWHIGATISLAAIMFSLTSTRWGRVSLRWGSRRILLIGMLAGILTLGGFAMVVWLGFKGLLTGIALIIGVVITRGVLYGGAIASVSPAAQTYVVTHTYNETQRVKGLGVLGAAQGFSSILGALLGGSLAAIGGFMMPLLVMPLVMLLGVVVLLLTFKPTGGEEKVAQPAKVSYFDSRVFVFLACGFLMFTAFSTVATLFGFLLQDVLKLAAGATAGLTALCMSIMGVVMILAQALVAPRLNWGAKKLFRRGLIIVLLGLLLLVYPLNLGLFIVASILTGFGLGLAMPGYNTAPTLQMKPEEQGGLAGLINANNGAAYVVAPIASTALYGLSPWLPMTCCTVLIAAAILLSFYHPEFRK; this is encoded by the coding sequence ATGTGCGCCACTAATGAACGAAACGAGAAAGTCGAATCAAAAATAACGGGACTGTTTCCCCTGTTTTTGACGGTTTTACTGGCATATATGGGGCAGATGATTCTTAATCCAATTCTGGCTCCGCTATCGCGCGAAATCGGGTTGAAGGAATGGCATATTGGTGCCACCATTTCGTTAGCTGCCATAATGTTTTCTCTTACCTCCACCAGGTGGGGACGGGTCTCATTGCGATGGGGATCTCGGCGTATCTTGCTTATTGGCATGCTTGCCGGAATCCTGACTCTAGGCGGATTCGCTATGGTGGTGTGGCTAGGATTTAAGGGTCTGCTCACTGGCATAGCGTTGATCATAGGAGTAGTCATAACTAGGGGCGTGCTGTACGGCGGTGCCATCGCATCAGTTTCCCCAGCCGCGCAAACCTACGTTGTGACTCATACTTACAATGAGACGCAACGGGTAAAAGGTCTGGGAGTCTTGGGCGCTGCACAAGGATTCTCGTCTATTCTTGGAGCCTTATTGGGTGGCAGCCTTGCAGCTATAGGAGGTTTCATGATGCCCTTGCTGGTGATGCCTCTGGTCATGCTTTTGGGCGTTGTCGTTTTGCTGTTAACATTCAAACCCACAGGTGGCGAAGAAAAAGTCGCTCAACCGGCAAAAGTTTCCTATTTTGATTCAAGAGTATTCGTGTTCCTGGCTTGCGGTTTCCTAATGTTTACTGCTTTTTCTACCGTGGCTACACTTTTCGGCTTTTTACTGCAGGATGTTTTGAAGCTAGCGGCCGGCGCAACAGCAGGGCTCACCGCTTTGTGCATGTCAATAATGGGTGTGGTGATGATACTGGCGCAGGCCTTGGTGGCTCCAAGGTTAAACTGGGGTGCTAAAAAACTCTTTAGAAGAGGATTAATAATCGTTCTTCTCGGGTTACTACTCTTGGTTTATCCACTAAATCTTGGACTGTTCATCGTGGCCAGCATCTTGACAGGCTTTGGTCTAGGACTGGCGATGCCTGGCTACAACACGGCGCCTACTTTGCAAATGAAGCCCGAAGAGCAAGGTGGGCTGGCCGGGTTGATTAATGCTAACAATGGTGCAGCCTATGTAGTGGCACCGATAGCCTCCACTGCACTTTACGGACTCTCTCCGTGGCTACCAATGACATGTTGCACAGTCCTGATAGCTGCGGCAATTTTGCTGAGTTTTTACCATCCCGAGTTCCGCAAATAA
- a CDS encoding TetR/AcrR family transcriptional regulator translates to MGNKDKRVNTGRRAWLTQEKIMYTAMELTRECGLEKWSIRDLAQRLGVVPSVIYHHYQNRDAITASVIGEITSTIELPDEQLEWKDWFISLAENVRPVFLEFPGVTDKLMYGHMDAAFIPILEVAYEKLRDAGFSKYIHIAYSIIINTMLWSITARNLRSPTKQEQRHDLGQMITQLQPLAACSTTLADIIQGYLIPLANPKNEDRMSQEYFEIIIEVVLAGLEIALLPRENA, encoded by the coding sequence GTGGGAAATAAAGACAAGCGGGTAAACACGGGTAGACGCGCCTGGCTGACGCAGGAAAAGATCATGTACACCGCAATGGAACTGACCCGAGAGTGCGGTCTAGAAAAATGGTCGATTCGTGACCTTGCGCAGCGTCTGGGAGTAGTTCCCTCTGTCATTTACCACCATTACCAAAACCGTGACGCCATTACCGCTTCTGTAATAGGCGAGATCACTAGCACCATCGAACTACCGGACGAGCAGCTGGAATGGAAAGATTGGTTCATCTCCCTAGCAGAAAATGTCAGGCCCGTCTTTCTTGAATTCCCCGGAGTCACCGACAAACTGATGTATGGACATATGGACGCCGCGTTTATACCAATCTTGGAGGTGGCTTACGAAAAACTACGGGACGCTGGTTTTAGCAAGTACATTCACATCGCATACTCAATTATCATCAACACGATGCTGTGGAGCATTACTGCTCGCAACTTGCGCAGCCCAACCAAGCAGGAACAGCGCCACGACCTAGGCCAAATGATTACCCAACTTCAGCCCCTAGCGGCCTGCTCCACAACGCTGGCTGATATCATCCAGGGCTACTTAATTCCGCTAGCCAACCCGAAAAATGAAGACCGCATGAGTCAGGAATACTTTGAAATCATCATAGAAGTCGTACTCGCTGGTTTAGAGATAGCGCTCTTGCCTCGCGAAAACGCCTAA